The Pseudoxanthomonas sp. SL93 genome segment CAAGCCGACAGGTTGTACGTGTTCTCGGACGTTCCGTTGAGCGGCTTGCCGCCATCGGCTTCGCCATCCACGTAGGTGTAGTTGGCGTTGATGCCGAAGTTCTCGCCGATCGGCTGCTCGTAAGTCAGCTCCAGCCCCCGGGCCTTGCCGTTCGAATTGACCGGGATCGACACCAGGTAGTCGCTGTAGACGTCGGTGCCGGCGGCCTGGCTGGCCTGCTGGTCCTTGTACTGGACGATGACATTGCCGAAATCGACGTAGCCGTCCAGATCCATCGAGAACACGCTGGCGGCCAGCAGGGCGCGCGGTGCGAAATACCACTCCAGCGAAGCATCGAAGTTGGTCGACACCAGCGGATCAAGGTTCGGATTGCCGCCGCTGCCTTCGTGCGTCAGGTCGTTCAGCGTGAGCGAACCGGCCAGCGCGGAGAAGTCCGGGCGGGTCATCGTCTTGCTGCCCGACACGCGTGCGACCAGGTCGTCGGTCAGTTCGAACTTGAAGTTCACGCTGGGCAACAGCTCGTTGTAGTCGTTGTTGACCAGGACCGGCAGGTAGTCGCCGAATGCCGAACCGGTGATCGCGCCGGGGATGCCGGAATTGACGGCGAGCGCCTGGTTGTAATGGACGTCCGTCGTCGTGCGCACGTAGCGCAGGCCGGCGTTGCCGCTCCAGCGGTCGCCACCGAAGTTCAGCTGTGCGTACACCGCGTTGATGTCTTCCTCCACGCCGTACACGTCGGAGAAGTAGAAGCGCTCGGGGTTGTTCCGGTTGGCGAACTCGGCGTTGATCTGCGCCAGCTGCCCGGGCGTGTAGTACCAGATGCCCGACGGCACGTTGCCGCCGACGCCGCTGCCGAAATCACCCGGGTAGGCGCCGCCTGCAGCAGGATAGGCATTGATGTCGGTCCAGTTGCTGGCCCAGTTCGGGCCCTGGGCGATAGAGAAGTCATTGCTGCGTTCGTGCGTGGCGTAGCGATAGCCGAAGTCCAGCGTGGACAGCACGCCGTCGTCGAAGAAGAACTTGCCGTCCGCCGAGGCCCAGTCCTCCTTGTCCAGCACGTCGATGCCCTGCGCGCCGAAGATCCAGCCGTTCTGTGGCAGGTGGTTGGAGGCCGTGTTGGTGCCGCCCAGCGACCAGTCGATGGGATTACCCACGCCGTTCATGCTCCAGCTTGCGCCGGCATTGCCGGCCACCCCGGTTTCCAGGACATCCTGGGTCGGGCTGGAGCCGGTGCCCTTGGTGGTACCCAGCTGGAAGACGAACTCCAGTGCATCGCTGGCCTTCCATTCGGCGTCGAGCGCGATGTACTTCGAGGTGGAGACCGCGCCGGGACGGGAGATCATGTCGTACACGCCGTAGGGCGTGATCGTGGTGGAGGTCACCGGATCGTAGGTGGCGCTGGTCAGCACGCCGTTCTGCACCGTATAGCTGCTGGGCGTCTGCGAGTTGACGAACTGGCTGGCCCACATCATGTAGTTGCGGTTGTAGTTGTCCGCTTCCAGCTTCGAGTAGAACGCATTGACGTTCAGGGTCAGGTTGTCGGTGACCTTGGCTTCGATGTTGGCGACGCCGCCCTTGCGCTTGCGCACCTGCTCGAAGTAGGCGGCGCCGATCAGGTTGGGATACAGCACGCCATTCAGTTCGGGATTGGTCGACGTGATGGTGCCGTAGCCGCCGACCACTTCCTGGCCATCACGGCGCAGGCTGCGCTCCTCGTTGAACACCTGCACCATGAAGCCCGCGGTGCGCTCTTCATTGCGCCAGTTCAGCAGCGCGTCGAGCTGCGGCTTCGTGTCGCCCGGCAGGTCGGAATGCACCGCGCCGATGGAGCCCTGGATGGTGAGCGGCTCGGCGAACTGCAGCGGACGGCGGGTGATGATGTTCACCGAGCCGGCAGTGCCGCCCTCGACCAGCTTCGCTTCGGAGGTCTTGTGGACGACCACGCGGTCCACGATCTCGGACGGATACAGCGAGTAGCTCACGCTGCGGCCGACGTTGCCCACCTGGCTGAGCACGAACCAGTCACCCGTGCCGATGGTGTGGCCATTGACCAGGGTCTGGGTCAGGCTGGGGTTGGTGCCGCGCAGACTGACGCGGTCGGCTTCGTCGAAGCCGCCTTCGCTGGCGCTGGACGAGGCGATGTTGACGCCGGGCAGCTGGCGCAGGGTGTCGGCCACGTTCTTGGCCGGCAGCTTGCCGATGTCCTCGGCCGTGACGACTTCGACGTGGGTCGCCGCGTCGCGCTTCGCGTCGAGGGCTTTCTCGATGCTGCCACGGATGCCGGTCACCACCACGGTGTCCAGGTCGGTAGCCTGCTGTGCGGGTGCCGGCGTGGATTCCTGCGCGCTGACCTGCAGCGAGAACGCGAGTCCTACCGCGATGGAGGCCGAAAGGATCGATTTGCGGTGCTTCATGATGTCTCTCCCATCATTGTTTTGAGTTTCGGCAACATCTGCTTTCGCTTTCGCCGCCGTGCCTGGTGCTGTGCTGCAAGAA includes the following:
- a CDS encoding TonB-dependent receptor, coding for MKHRKSILSASIAVGLAFSLQVSAQESTPAPAQQATDLDTVVVTGIRGSIEKALDAKRDAATHVEVVTAEDIGKLPAKNVADTLRQLPGVNIASSSASEGGFDEADRVSLRGTNPSLTQTLVNGHTIGTGDWFVLSQVGNVGRSVSYSLYPSEIVDRVVVHKTSEAKLVEGGTAGSVNIITRRPLQFAEPLTIQGSIGAVHSDLPGDTKPQLDALLNWRNEERTAGFMVQVFNEERSLRRDGQEVVGGYGTITSTNPELNGVLYPNLIGAAYFEQVRKRKGGVANIEAKVTDNLTLNVNAFYSKLEADNYNRNYMMWASQFVNSQTPSSYTVQNGVLTSATYDPVTSTTITPYGVYDMISRPGAVSTSKYIALDAEWKASDALEFVFQLGTTKGTGSSPTQDVLETGVAGNAGASWSMNGVGNPIDWSLGGTNTASNHLPQNGWIFGAQGIDVLDKEDWASADGKFFFDDGVLSTLDFGYRYATHERSNDFSIAQGPNWASNWTDINAYPAAGGAYPGDFGSGVGGNVPSGIWYYTPGQLAQINAEFANRNNPERFYFSDVYGVEEDINAVYAQLNFGGDRWSGNAGLRYVRTTTDVHYNQALAVNSGIPGAITGSAFGDYLPVLVNNDYNELLPSVNFKFELTDDLVARVSGSKTMTRPDFSALAGSLTLNDLTHEGSGGNPNLDPLVSTNFDASLEWYFAPRALLAASVFSMDLDGYVDFGNVIVQYKDQQASQAAGTDVYSDYLVSIPVNSNGKARGLELTYEQPIGENFGINANYTYVDGEADGGKPLNGTSENTYNLSAWYENDRFNARVNYSYRSSFYAGVSRADNFYQDDFDTVSASLGFKATDWLTISLDGLNLNDPKLKYYTENDAVPGYLPHAFYSNGRQYYLNFRFKF